A part of Maridesulfovibrio hydrothermalis AM13 = DSM 14728 genomic DNA contains:
- a CDS encoding FAD-dependent oxidoreductase, with amino-acid sequence MVTSSILVLFLLGLTAATVLAAASKVLHVSEDPRIAQVEGCFPGANCGGCGYPGCSAAAGAIVKGHAGPEICVAGGAEIAENIASIMGLEASFKEPKVANNICTGGSRANLLFDYEGVEDCRAEALLYGGEKTCGLGCIGMGSCVKVCGFDAIRLNEDDIPVVDMNACRSCGKCAEVCPTGAIRISGMTMDLLHLNKIDDCLAPCMQKCPAQIDVRTYINQMKHGDMRGALLTIKERNPLPLAVGRLCPAPCETICRRNIADDGVAIHTLHRFVADWEMNSGSRLKLDCNPATGHKVAIIGGGPAGLSCAYFLRRIGHEPVIFEKREQVGGMMKGIIPEYRLPAKVVDWEVQSILDLGVSVCTGVEFGKDITLKSLEEEGYEAIFIATGAWKVPALEVENADADGVVDAVTFLEQVGKSITDLKGQKIVVVGDTNTAMDVVRSAARLGCDVSSLVGCIQRKMSANKNEVKRAAELGSELMFLTRPTRIIVEGGKVSGIEYCEVQYDDPGKAMGVPRPVEGTEKIMSADLVVVATDRVIDTECLKDEAGAPLFAVNKKTGGIKADKTSMQTDRPNVFAGGEASTGRSILIQAVADGRRAARGIHHFISEGAIPEPDNPQLRVIPESILKNMEVTYTIPRIKVPEISVEERRSTFKEEVKGSIVYEAARKEGSRCLRCGLTCYDSEAGAEYAADADVQKFCELGKE; translated from the coding sequence ATGGTTACTTCTTCTATTCTGGTTTTGTTTCTACTCGGACTGACTGCTGCAACTGTTCTGGCTGCTGCCTCCAAGGTTCTGCATGTCAGTGAAGATCCCCGTATTGCGCAGGTTGAAGGCTGTTTTCCAGGGGCCAATTGCGGTGGTTGCGGTTATCCGGGCTGTTCCGCGGCTGCGGGCGCGATTGTTAAAGGTCATGCCGGACCTGAAATATGCGTGGCCGGAGGAGCTGAGATTGCAGAAAATATTGCTTCCATTATGGGGCTTGAGGCTTCTTTTAAGGAGCCTAAAGTTGCCAATAATATTTGTACAGGCGGTTCCCGCGCAAACCTGCTTTTCGACTATGAAGGTGTGGAAGACTGCCGCGCCGAAGCATTGCTGTACGGCGGCGAAAAGACTTGCGGTCTGGGTTGTATCGGCATGGGGTCGTGTGTCAAAGTCTGCGGCTTTGATGCAATCCGTCTAAACGAAGACGATATCCCCGTAGTTGATATGAATGCTTGCCGTTCTTGCGGAAAATGCGCAGAGGTATGTCCCACCGGAGCTATCCGCATCAGCGGTATGACCATGGACCTGCTGCACCTCAATAAAATTGACGATTGTCTGGCTCCGTGCATGCAGAAATGTCCGGCCCAGATTGACGTGCGTACTTATATTAATCAAATGAAACACGGCGATATGCGCGGCGCGCTGCTGACTATAAAGGAGCGCAATCCGCTTCCGCTGGCAGTCGGCCGTCTTTGTCCTGCGCCGTGTGAAACTATCTGCCGACGCAACATTGCAGATGACGGCGTTGCCATCCATACTCTGCACCGTTTTGTTGCAGACTGGGAGATGAACTCCGGTTCACGGCTTAAACTGGATTGTAATCCGGCAACAGGTCATAAAGTTGCAATCATCGGCGGCGGCCCTGCCGGTCTTTCCTGCGCATACTTTCTGCGGCGCATCGGTCATGAGCCGGTTATATTTGAAAAACGCGAGCAGGTCGGCGGCATGATGAAAGGGATTATTCCTGAATACCGTCTGCCCGCAAAAGTTGTGGACTGGGAAGTTCAGTCTATTCTTGATCTGGGAGTCAGCGTGTGTACCGGAGTTGAATTCGGTAAAGACATCACTCTCAAAAGTCTTGAAGAGGAAGGCTATGAAGCAATATTCATTGCAACCGGAGCATGGAAAGTTCCGGCACTTGAAGTGGAAAACGCAGATGCAGACGGCGTTGTTGATGCCGTCACCTTTCTTGAACAGGTCGGCAAATCAATCACTGACCTTAAAGGCCAAAAGATTGTTGTGGTTGGTGATACTAACACTGCCATGGATGTTGTACGCAGTGCAGCCCGTCTCGGCTGTGATGTAAGTTCACTTGTGGGTTGTATTCAGCGTAAAATGTCGGCCAACAAGAATGAGGTTAAACGCGCTGCCGAATTGGGCAGTGAGTTGATGTTCCTGACCAGACCGACCCGTATTATTGTCGAGGGCGGCAAGGTCAGCGGTATTGAATATTGTGAAGTTCAGTATGATGATCCCGGGAAAGCCATGGGAGTCCCCAGACCAGTTGAAGGCACTGAAAAGATTATGTCTGCGGACCTTGTGGTCGTGGCGACTGACCGTGTGATCGACACCGAATGCCTGAAGGATGAAGCGGGAGCACCTCTTTTTGCTGTGAACAAAAAGACCGGGGGCATCAAAGCTGATAAAACTTCCATGCAGACTGACCGCCCCAACGTATTTGCCGGCGGCGAAGCAAGCACCGGGCGCAGTATTCTTATTCAGGCTGTAGCAGATGGTCGCCGCGCCGCTCGCGGCATTCATCATTTTATCAGCGAAGGGGCTATTCCTGAACCTGATAATCCACAGCTTCGAGTTATTCCTGAATCCATTCTCAAGAATATGGAAGTCACCTACACCATTCCCAGAATCAAGGTTCCTGAAATATCCGTTGAAGAGCGTCGTTCAACATTCAAGGAAGAGGTGAAAGGTTCCATCGTTTATGAAGCCGCCCGTAAAGAAGGCAGCCGTTGCCTGCGTTGCGGCCTTACCTGTTATGATTCAGAAGCTGGCGCAGAATACGCTGCTGATGCCGATGTTCAGAAATTTTGCGAACTGGGTAAGGAGTAA
- a CDS encoding electron transport complex protein RnfA, translated as MEYFMLFISAIFINNIVLVQYLGACPFMGTSKSTDVAMGMGGAVIFVTLMATAITWPLHQLILIPLGIEYLQTIVFILVIASLVQFVEMFLKKVLPPLYKSLGLFLPLITTNCAVLGVAIMVQRNEYSFIKSMMYGLASGIGFLIALVIISSIRERLDIAPVPHVLRGVPIALIMAGIMSLAFFAFQGMAA; from the coding sequence ATGGAATACTTTATGCTTTTTATCTCTGCAATTTTCATCAACAACATCGTATTGGTACAGTACCTAGGGGCTTGCCCTTTCATGGGTACATCAAAGTCCACCGATGTTGCTATGGGAATGGGCGGAGCTGTTATATTTGTAACATTGATGGCCACAGCTATTACCTGGCCTCTGCATCAGCTCATACTCATTCCTCTGGGGATTGAGTATCTGCAGACCATTGTTTTTATTCTGGTTATTGCTTCACTGGTTCAGTTTGTCGAGATGTTCCTTAAAAAGGTTCTTCCGCCTCTCTATAAATCATTGGGTCTTTTTCTGCCGCTCATCACCACCAACTGTGCGGTGCTCGGTGTGGCGATCATGGTCCAGCGTAATGAATATTCATTTATAAAGTCCATGATGTACGGACTGGCTTCCGGCATTGGTTTCCTGATTGCTCTGGTCATAATTTCATCCATCCGTGAAAGACTGGACATTGCTCCGGTTCCGCACGTGTTAAGAGGCGTTCCCATCGCGCTGATTATGGCTGGTATCATGTCGCTGGCGTTTTTCGCTTTTCAGGGCATGGCTGCTTAG
- a CDS encoding antibiotic biosynthesis monooxygenase family protein translates to MFAVIFEVKPKDEGKAEYLEIAGKIKKFLEEQKGFISIERFQSLADERKVLSLSFWEDEPSIERWRKLLEHRDAQKHGKYYLFESYRIRVAEVVRDYSDTVRSEAPADSSNELL, encoded by the coding sequence ATGTTTGCTGTAATATTTGAAGTGAAACCAAAAGATGAAGGTAAAGCTGAATACCTTGAAATTGCAGGTAAAATCAAAAAGTTTTTGGAAGAACAAAAAGGATTTATCTCAATAGAACGTTTCCAGAGCCTTGCTGATGAGCGCAAAGTTCTAAGTCTTTCATTCTGGGAAGATGAACCGTCCATTGAAAGGTGGCGCAAACTGCTGGAACACAGGGACGCCCAGAAACACGGTAAATATTATTTATTTGAATCCTACAGGATCAGAGTTGCAGAGGTTGTCCGGGATTATTCAGATACAGTCAGATCAGAAGCTCCTGCTGATTCCAGCAACGAACTGTTATAA
- a CDS encoding FAD:protein FMN transferase, with the protein MSIKSFNRRSFMKALAATGIGAALVSTPVAAAMRIADAIRLGDKRFKLSETRFLMGTYVSITAIHESKDGAEQAIINAFSEVERLSAIFDRHWKGTPVHHLNETGRLTDAAPELVTVLKNAQDFYQRSNGAFDATVLPVVEMLKKNADPGGQINLSRSDIDDALALVDSASLHVSANEISFAKQGMGLTLDGIGKGFIVDRASDILTENGVENHLINAGGDIRARGERAAGQPWVIAIEDPAKKGRYPAVLQLKDAAVATSGGYEIYFDADRSFHHVVNPRTAMSPCKSISVSVTAPTVMEADALSTSAFVMSPKDGVAFVNGLENSECLILGSSGARLCSGGWEKFVRS; encoded by the coding sequence GTGTCTATAAAAAGTTTTAACAGACGTTCATTTATGAAAGCTCTCGCAGCAACAGGAATCGGGGCGGCTCTGGTCTCGACCCCGGTTGCCGCTGCCATGCGCATTGCCGATGCCATCAGGCTGGGTGACAAACGTTTCAAGCTCAGTGAAACCCGTTTTCTTATGGGAACGTATGTATCAATTACTGCTATACATGAATCAAAAGATGGAGCTGAGCAGGCTATAATCAACGCTTTTAGCGAAGTTGAACGTCTTTCAGCAATATTTGACCGTCACTGGAAAGGCACGCCTGTTCATCATTTAAATGAAACAGGACGATTGACCGATGCGGCTCCTGAACTGGTCACGGTTTTGAAGAATGCTCAGGATTTTTATCAGCGGTCGAACGGGGCTTTTGACGCAACGGTTTTACCCGTTGTGGAAATGCTCAAAAAAAATGCCGATCCCGGCGGGCAGATCAATCTGAGCAGAAGCGATATTGACGATGCGCTGGCTCTGGTTGATTCAGCTTCACTTCATGTTTCTGCAAACGAAATAAGTTTCGCCAAGCAGGGCATGGGGCTTACTCTGGATGGGATAGGCAAAGGTTTTATTGTAGATCGCGCCTCAGATATTCTGACGGAGAATGGAGTTGAAAATCACCTGATCAATGCCGGCGGGGATATCCGCGCCCGGGGTGAGCGTGCGGCCGGACAGCCTTGGGTTATCGCCATAGAAGATCCGGCCAAGAAGGGGCGTTACCCGGCTGTTCTCCAACTGAAAGATGCCGCCGTGGCAACTTCGGGTGGATATGAGATATATTTTGATGCCGACCGTTCATTCCATCATGTGGTGAATCCCAGAACAGCCATGTCGCCCTGTAAAAGCATCAGCGTATCAGTAACTGCACCAACAGTGATGGAGGCTGATGCCCTTTCTACATCAGCTTTCGTGATGAGTCCCAAGGACGGAGTTGCGTTTGTAAACGGACTTGAAAACAGTGAATGTCTGATTCTAGGCTCATCAGGAGCAAGGCTCTGCTCCGGTGGCTGGGAGAAGTTTGTAAGATCATAA
- a CDS encoding cytochrome c3 family protein, which translates to MKNRYIPITAIVVVFAIAAVAGFLFPPAVQDNPARVVIDNSGGRVVFTHFVHADEYGYDCADCHHDEIGQDRPVACGSCHPAAFDEKFRVEHQQSFSSDEACLRCHADVPVAPLADEDRPDTENIPLRADAFHGQCMSCHESDGGPYGEDSCYECHAR; encoded by the coding sequence TTGAAGAACAGATATATCCCCATAACAGCTATTGTTGTTGTGTTCGCTATAGCCGCAGTTGCCGGGTTTCTTTTTCCGCCTGCTGTGCAGGATAATCCTGCCCGTGTGGTTATTGATAACAGCGGCGGCAGGGTTGTATTCACCCATTTTGTGCACGCCGATGAGTATGGCTATGACTGTGCCGACTGTCATCATGATGAAATAGGGCAGGACAGGCCTGTTGCATGCGGCTCCTGTCATCCTGCGGCCTTTGATGAAAAGTTCAGGGTTGAACATCAGCAGAGTTTTTCCAGCGATGAAGCTTGTCTTCGTTGCCATGCTGATGTCCCTGTTGCCCCCTTAGCCGACGAGGATAGACCGGACACTGAAAACATTCCTTTAAGAGCTGATGCATTTCATGGTCAGTGTATGAGCTGCCATGAAAGTGATGGCGGTCCTTATGGCGAAGACTCCTGTTACGAATGCCATGCGAGGTAG
- a CDS encoding methyl-accepting chemotaxis protein: MKFSIRNKIVLMSVCIALVTAISIFLTVNYYVGEGFATEAVRNISTMHKVVDRHIETLSKGFREKAQLLGNDVGLIKSVQSRNKEEAHNLLKALMFETQSEFITLTDKKGNVIARAHSSRAGDSVQSHGTVQNALRGQVSSGIIKGKEVKFSLRATAPVKDGNHIIGTISLGTSLSDKDFVDDIKKFSDLEVTVFNGDTREMTTIIKSGRRAVGTRMNNPKVLETVINRGESFLARNNILGIDYQTAYWPIKGMNGDNIGMWFIGMPIETMIKSQNSVRNSSLAVIAIIIPFIMLVAWFLARSIAKPIVQTTEYATNVAGGDLDQVLTVTTKDEVGVLADALGSMVVNLKEKISEAQEQTRLAAVETEKAHKAMKEAEEARAQAETAKRDGMLQAAEELQGVVEIISAASEELSAQIEQSSTGSDMQSQRTGETATAMEEMNATVLEVARSSGKASGTANEAKSTATAGAEVVKTMISGIGTVQNYSQALEQEMGQLGTSANKIGQIIDVISDIADQTNLLALNAAIEAARAGEAGRGFAVVADEVRKLAEKTMTATSEVEQAIAGIQRGTNESIRQCSNTVKEISSVSNMAADAGNSLTEIMALNDEVSDQIRGIAAACEEQSATSEEINRAVEEINNISTETSDAMRQSSEAIMDLAGQAQRLKAIIEQMQNENS; encoded by the coding sequence ATGAAATTTTCAATCCGAAACAAGATTGTACTAATGTCAGTCTGTATAGCATTAGTCACTGCTATATCGATTTTTCTCACAGTTAACTACTACGTGGGTGAAGGATTTGCCACTGAAGCTGTGCGCAATATTTCTACCATGCACAAGGTCGTGGACAGGCATATTGAAACCCTCTCCAAGGGGTTTCGTGAGAAGGCGCAACTGCTCGGCAATGATGTAGGCTTAATCAAGTCCGTCCAAAGCAGAAATAAAGAAGAAGCGCACAACCTTTTAAAAGCACTTATGTTTGAAACACAGTCTGAATTCATCACTCTGACTGATAAAAAAGGCAATGTTATTGCCCGCGCCCATTCCAGCAGAGCCGGAGATTCAGTCCAGTCCCATGGAACAGTTCAAAACGCATTACGCGGACAGGTCAGTTCCGGAATAATCAAAGGTAAAGAGGTCAAATTCTCTTTACGTGCCACCGCTCCGGTTAAAGACGGGAATCATATCATAGGCACAATTTCGCTCGGGACATCACTGTCTGACAAAGATTTCGTTGATGACATTAAAAAATTTTCCGACCTTGAAGTTACCGTTTTCAATGGCGACACAAGGGAGATGACGACCATCATCAAATCCGGCAGACGCGCCGTCGGAACCAGAATGAACAATCCGAAAGTACTTGAAACAGTTATTAACCGCGGGGAGTCCTTCCTTGCCAGAAATAACATTTTGGGTATTGATTACCAGACTGCTTACTGGCCTATAAAAGGTATGAATGGTGACAACATAGGCATGTGGTTCATCGGCATGCCGATTGAAACCATGATCAAATCACAAAATAGTGTTAGAAATTCATCGCTTGCAGTTATTGCCATCATCATCCCTTTTATCATGCTTGTTGCATGGTTTCTTGCCAGATCAATTGCGAAGCCCATTGTGCAAACAACGGAATATGCCACCAACGTAGCCGGTGGCGATCTTGATCAGGTTCTTACTGTAACTACTAAGGATGAGGTAGGAGTACTTGCTGACGCACTTGGCTCAATGGTTGTCAACCTTAAAGAAAAAATCAGCGAAGCGCAGGAGCAGACCCGCCTTGCCGCTGTAGAGACCGAAAAAGCCCACAAAGCTATGAAAGAAGCGGAAGAAGCCAGAGCACAGGCTGAGACGGCCAAACGCGACGGAATGCTTCAGGCTGCCGAAGAACTTCAGGGCGTTGTTGAGATTATCTCAGCAGCCTCGGAAGAACTTTCTGCCCAGATTGAACAATCATCTACCGGATCTGACATGCAAAGCCAGCGCACTGGTGAAACAGCCACTGCTATGGAGGAAATGAATGCTACGGTCCTTGAAGTTGCCAGAAGCTCCGGTAAAGCTTCCGGTACAGCCAACGAAGCAAAATCCACCGCCACAGCCGGAGCAGAAGTAGTTAAAACCATGATATCCGGAATCGGCACGGTGCAAAATTACTCACAGGCCTTAGAACAGGAAATGGGGCAGCTCGGAACCAGCGCAAATAAAATAGGTCAGATTATTGATGTAATTTCAGACATTGCCGACCAGACCAATCTGCTTGCCTTAAATGCAGCAATCGAAGCCGCACGCGCAGGTGAAGCAGGACGGGGATTTGCCGTTGTCGCAGACGAAGTACGCAAACTTGCAGAAAAAACCATGACTGCAACAAGTGAAGTTGAACAGGCCATCGCAGGCATTCAGCGGGGAACTAATGAGAGTATCCGCCAGTGTTCAAATACTGTTAAGGAAATCAGCTCTGTTTCAAATATGGCTGCCGATGCAGGAAATTCTCTTACCGAAATCATGGCCCTCAATGATGAGGTTTCTGACCAGATTCGCGGAATTGCCGCGGCATGCGAAGAACAGTCTGCCACATCGGAAGAAATCAACCGTGCAGTTGAAGAGATCAATAACATCTCGACCGAAACCAGCGATGCCATGCGCCAGTCATCGGAAGCAATCATGGATCTGGCCGGACAGGCCCAGAGACTGAAAGCAATAATTGAACAAATGCAAAACGAAAACAGCTAA
- the rsxE gene encoding electron transport complex subunit RsxE, with the protein MSRLVKEFVKGLWAELPPFRVLLGLCPTLAVTSTAENGLGMGMAVIFVLTMSNLIISCIRKIIPAKVRIACFIVITASLVVTVELLMQAYAYPLYQKLGIFVPLIVVNCLILGRAEAFASKNGVILSIADALGMGIGFTVSLTFLGAMREMLGSGTVFNHPVMWDSFEPAAFMVMAPGAFVGLGVILAGMNAFNRYMSRKKGETPPGVMNSSCASCGACGGVNGGLENLNGK; encoded by the coding sequence ATGAGCCGTTTAGTAAAAGAATTTGTAAAAGGACTTTGGGCCGAGCTTCCTCCGTTCAGGGTGCTGCTCGGACTGTGTCCCACACTGGCTGTTACTTCCACTGCGGAAAATGGTCTGGGCATGGGCATGGCAGTCATATTTGTATTGACTATGTCTAATCTGATCATCTCCTGCATCAGAAAAATTATACCTGCAAAAGTCCGCATTGCCTGCTTTATCGTGATCACCGCCTCGCTGGTGGTTACCGTTGAGCTGCTCATGCAGGCTTATGCATATCCGCTATATCAGAAGCTTGGAATTTTTGTTCCGCTTATTGTTGTTAACTGCCTTATTCTGGGCCGTGCTGAAGCATTTGCTTCCAAAAACGGGGTGATTCTTTCCATTGCCGATGCGCTCGGTATGGGAATTGGATTCACCGTATCGCTTACCTTTCTGGGAGCTATGCGCGAAATGCTCGGCAGCGGTACTGTCTTCAACCATCCGGTCATGTGGGATTCCTTTGAGCCTGCGGCCTTTATGGTTATGGCGCCGGGAGCTTTTGTCGGGCTGGGAGTAATTCTGGCTGGTATGAATGCTTTCAATAGATACATGAGCCGCAAAAAAGGTGAGACTCCGCCCGGTGTAATGAATTCCTCCTGCGCTTCCTGCGGTGCTTGCGGAGGTGTTAACGGCGGCCTTGAAAACCTCAATGGTAAATAA
- a CDS encoding 4Fe-4S dicluster domain-containing protein, translating to MLKINYSLESGVQKSVADISAPAELNIQVRNLVLKARKGQKISRGEIIAEHPSKFGGACHAAASGKAVKVNYHHLTIKCDGGESAVEPVDVQSMGPGKELLRTLQGLGIDVAPLSSRTETLVINGLNSEPGISVSEQLLRDEKEILEAGLRLAETLITPMHTALAVAYGSSFSLHGAQTAYVKPKYPRSLDALTVKAVTGKEYPEDTKILSIMDLYDLGLVAKYGLPVTSTIMTISGKNYRVALGTPIRHLLSELDIKVQSGDKVVLGGPFRGEAVYSLDEGVKKGDYGLFVISADEFPSIEDATCINCGECVLSCPARILPNMISRYAEYERFEMAEKYNLNSCFECGLCSFNCTVRRPILQYIRFAKDQLRTGGV from the coding sequence ATGCTTAAGATTAATTATTCACTTGAATCCGGTGTTCAAAAGAGCGTGGCAGATATCAGCGCGCCGGCTGAACTTAATATTCAGGTTCGCAACCTTGTCCTGAAAGCCCGTAAGGGCCAGAAGATTTCGCGCGGTGAAATCATTGCCGAACATCCTTCAAAGTTTGGCGGAGCCTGTCACGCCGCTGCTTCCGGCAAGGCTGTAAAAGTCAACTATCATCATTTAACTATCAAATGTGATGGTGGTGAATCAGCCGTTGAGCCGGTTGATGTACAGTCAATGGGGCCGGGAAAAGAACTTTTGCGCACCTTGCAGGGGCTGGGCATTGATGTTGCCCCGCTTTCATCGCGAACTGAGACGCTGGTTATCAACGGTCTTAACTCCGAGCCGGGGATATCTGTCTCCGAACAGCTTTTAAGGGATGAGAAGGAAATTCTCGAAGCCGGATTAAGGCTGGCTGAAACGCTGATCACCCCTATGCATACAGCGCTGGCTGTGGCGTATGGATCTTCTTTTTCTCTCCACGGCGCGCAAACTGCTTATGTCAAGCCGAAGTATCCCAGATCTCTTGATGCCCTGACGGTCAAGGCCGTCACTGGAAAGGAATATCCTGAGGACACTAAGATTCTGAGTATCATGGATCTTTATGACCTTGGTCTGGTTGCGAAATACGGGTTGCCCGTCACCTCTACCATCATGACGATCAGCGGTAAAAACTACCGCGTTGCTCTTGGAACTCCCATCCGCCATTTGCTCAGTGAGCTGGATATTAAAGTTCAGTCAGGAGACAAGGTTGTTCTGGGCGGTCCTTTCCGCGGGGAGGCTGTTTACAGTCTGGATGAGGGAGTAAAAAAGGGTGATTACGGTCTGTTTGTAATTTCAGCAGATGAATTTCCTTCAATTGAGGATGCAACCTGCATTAATTGCGGAGAATGTGTGCTCAGCTGTCCGGCCCGTATCCTTCCCAATATGATCAGCCGTTATGCAGAATATGAACGGTTTGAAATGGCTGAGAAGTACAACCTGAACAGTTGTTTCGAATGCGGGCTATGCTCATTCAACTGCACAGTCAGGCGGCCTATTTTGCAATACATCCGTTTTGCCAAAGACCAGCTCCGGACCGGTGGAGTTTAG
- a CDS encoding RnfABCDGE type electron transport complex subunit D, with product MTPPVIKAMSDIAVRLTVSPAPHWRSRRTVQKMMQYHLLALLPAMVMAVIMFGLPAFAVIGLAGSVAVITEAVCLKMQDRDINVDNFSALYEGILFAFLLPATAQWWLVVAGASLTIIMGRTVFGGFGTNPICAPLVAWAFCRLSWPAAMDIDMNLSHYLINTPLDQLKYFGLESINQFDYMDLFIGQQLGGLGASQIAAVLAGGIFLIAAGWVRFFIPIAFLLGVIAASAIFWMINPEIYASPLFHLLTGSVMFGAFFLAPDVASSPVGWMPQVLFGLIAGAMVIIIRVYGVYPDGVPFAIMVANLLTPLLDRVRPKPFGGR from the coding sequence ATGACTCCTCCTGTAATTAAAGCAATGTCTGACATTGCAGTCAGACTTACGGTTTCTCCTGCTCCTCACTGGCGCAGCAGACGTACCGTGCAGAAGATGATGCAGTATCATCTTCTGGCTCTTCTGCCTGCGATGGTCATGGCTGTTATTATGTTCGGTCTGCCTGCATTTGCCGTTATCGGTCTTGCGGGATCGGTGGCTGTTATAACTGAGGCTGTCTGTCTCAAGATGCAGGACCGGGACATCAATGTTGATAATTTTTCTGCACTTTATGAAGGCATACTGTTTGCCTTCCTGCTTCCGGCGACAGCACAGTGGTGGCTGGTCGTTGCGGGCGCGTCCCTTACGATAATAATGGGCCGTACTGTTTTCGGCGGATTCGGTACTAATCCTATCTGTGCTCCGCTGGTGGCATGGGCGTTCTGTCGTCTTTCATGGCCTGCGGCTATGGATATTGATATGAATCTGTCTCACTACCTGATCAATACTCCTCTTGATCAGCTTAAATATTTTGGGCTGGAATCCATCAACCAGTTTGATTACATGGATTTATTTATCGGCCAGCAGCTTGGCGGACTGGGCGCATCTCAGATTGCAGCTGTGCTGGCTGGGGGCATCTTCCTGATTGCAGCAGGGTGGGTGCGTTTCTTCATCCCCATTGCATTTTTGCTGGGCGTGATTGCTGCCTCCGCGATATTCTGGATGATCAATCCTGAAATTTATGCAAGCCCGCTTTTTCATCTTCTGACCGGATCAGTGATGTTCGGAGCTTTTTTTCTGGCTCCTGATGTTGCCTCCAGTCCGGTTGGCTGGATGCCGCAGGTGCTTTTCGGGCTTATTGCGGGGGCTATGGTGATAATTATCCGGGTATACGGCGTTTATCCTGACGGCGTACCATTTGCCATAATGGTTGCAAATCTGCTCACCCCCCTTCTGGATCGGGTTCGCCCCAAACCTTTCGGAGGCCGCTAA
- the rnfG gene encoding RnfABCDGE type electron transport complex subunit G, whose product MREILHMLVVLSVICATSGAVLVNLKQATKSQIEQQVLTYVQGPALLSVLENRDNDPIAERVIIGDVTVFPAIKDGRLVGVALESFAPGYSGDIGVMVGFDVEKDELLGIGITTQTETPGLGTRIMDGSFTSKFKAHGLESMQVTAKGGDIDSISGATYSSVGTVDAVRKAIKVYQTLRPEIKYIWKKS is encoded by the coding sequence ATGCGTGAAATACTTCATATGCTTGTGGTTCTTTCAGTCATCTGCGCCACCTCCGGGGCGGTGCTGGTTAACTTGAAGCAAGCCACTAAAAGTCAGATTGAACAACAGGTTCTGACTTACGTGCAAGGGCCGGCACTTCTTTCAGTGCTCGAAAACCGCGATAATGATCCTATCGCTGAACGTGTGATTATTGGCGATGTGACAGTCTTTCCTGCCATAAAAGACGGCAGGCTTGTGGGAGTTGCACTCGAAAGTTTTGCTCCCGGCTATTCCGGTGATATCGGGGTCATGGTCGGCTTTGATGTGGAAAAAGATGAACTTCTGGGCATCGGCATCACGACCCAGACCGAAACACCGGGACTGGGAACCCGTATTATGGACGGCTCCTTTACCAGTAAATTTAAGGCTCACGGCCTTGAATCCATGCAGGTGACTGCCAAGGGCGGAGATATCGATTCCATTTCCGGTGCAACTTATTCCTCTGTGGGAACAGTGGATGCGGTGCGCAAGGCCATCAAAGTCTACCAGACTTTAAGGCCTGAGATTAAATACATCTGGAAGAAGTCTTAA